Sequence from the Deltaproteobacteria bacterium IMCC39524 genome:
TTCCCGCTCAATCTCTTTTAAAAGAGTCCGGTAATGCCGGATTCGATCGAGGAGAGTGTCTCGGTACATTGTGAAAGCCTCGGTTGTTACGAACACATCCTTGACTATGACATTTTTTTTACACTGACTACATGTGATAGAGCCCAGCTCAACAAGTAATGAGGAGCTGATGATTCCATCGCATTCCGGGCATTTCATTTGCAACATTTGCGACTCACTTTGTGACCAGATGTCCTAAGCTATTAGACATTACCTCAACAAAAGAATCCGGGTCATAGAAACAACCTTCCCCAGGTTGGTCTTCGGAATATATGCTGCGCAACCATGCCCTCGGGCTTCCTCTTGCGTAATGTCCTTTCCGGTGAGCATGATGACAGGTATAAACTTATTGCTCCTGTTCTTGTTTTTAATAAATTGAGAAACATCATATCCACTTAACCCCGTCATCTCTAAGTCAGTTATCACCAGGTCAAAGGGTCCAGTTTCTCCAAGCTTTGCGCTATCGATCTCTTTAAGAAGGTTGATTGCCTCTTCTCCCGAGATAGCTGTTTCGACATGAAAATCCACAGACAAGGAATCACTGAGGGCTTTGAGGAAAAAGGGGCTATCATCAACCAGAAGGATTTTCTTTCTCATCGTTTTCTGAGTTGTCTCCTAGCTCCCGAGGCCCTCATTACCTACCATAAACGGGAAAGGCCATCCAATGTATCAGCGGATGGCTTGTGCTCATATCGCATCTTCCCCTTGCAATTCTCAGATACCACCATAAATAAGATACTGGCAATTATACCCGTTCATTCGTTGAGGTCAAAGAGGAGGGTTTCTTATTCATCGTCCTGGATTGTTTGGGATGGTTCAGATTGGCGACAACGAAGCTGAAACAGGGGGGCTACGCTCGAGGTCCTCAGGATCAAGCCTTGCAAAGCGTATAATGCACGGCAATCATCAAAAGCCACAAATTAAGCCGAGGCACGACCAGCCACGCAAAGTCTATCTGGTAATAAATGCTATATTTGTATAACCCTGTTCTCAATTAAAAATCCCTTATAATTACAAACACCTACTCAACTCATAATTATTACTTCCTGACACCGCCACAACAGCAAAACATACCAACTGTATACTGTATAAAACAATGCAGGCTTTAAGTAGCTGTAAAATATAGAGAATTTTATTTTTCTAGCTTGACTTTGTTGGTGTTTCGGTAATAATTATATCAACTGTGTTAATAAATACCTCTTAAGTTATCGATTGCCGCCATACAGAATCTCCTCTTTCTTCATTCTGCATGCTGCAAAAAGACGGACGACAAAAAGTCCAATTGAAAAGTAAAGAGAGGGCCTATGAAATCTCGACTTAAAAAAGCTGGTCTACTGCTCACCGACGATGCTGACACCGAGATAGACATCTCTGTCGCCTGGGGCACCTTGTCTCGGCTTGGCTACCCTTCACGGTATGGCGGTAAAGCCCAAGACGGCTCCTACGAATATGTCATCATCGACCCCAAAACGGGCAGCTTTTTGGCCACAGGGAAAGGAGCAACACTTGAAAAGTCCATGTGCGAGGCCGCCCTGAATGCTGTGACACGATTCGACAGGAGTTAGCACTTCATTTGCCACTTACGACAAATAAAACCATCACAAGCAGCTCAATAAAATTAAAGGAGAAAATCATGAAGTGCCCATTATGTAAAAACACCGGACATATTGAAATTGACATGCACACCGACGGTTACTGCCAGGATGCATTCGAATGTGGAGATTGCGGAGGCATTTGGACCTACTCCGGCAAAGATTTAAAAATCATCAAAGGGAAGAGCAGCAATAAAGTCACAGCTTATTCTGATTTCATCTGCCCAACCTGCAAAGCCGTTCATTGTATTGAAACAGATTTGGATGCGTTTCAGTTTCATGAAGAAATCCAGGAATGCGAGAACTGCGGCACGGCGTGTTCCTCCGCCCATGACCTGGTCGAAGTCATCGAAGATTCACAGGCCGACTCGTTTCTCAGCACCACATCCGAACATGTCGAATCAGACGACTACGTCTATATATAAGAACCCTTTTTCAGGTAGTGAAACTACAATTATCAAGTGAGGGGCCCCATGGAAAAGTTATGGAAAGAGCACTACTCTGCCATAGGAGTTGAGGATTTCGCCAATACTGTCGTCTTCAAACGTTTCCTCGAGCGCTTCTGCAAAGAAGAAGAGAATAACCATCGAAGCAGATTGCTCTATGGGGAAGAGGACGCAGAAAATTAACGCAAGGAGACGTTCAATGTACCTAGAACACTGGTCTCATGAAGAGATTGTGACATATTGCAATAACGCTAACCTCCTTTTTTCTAAAGTGAACGAGTTACGCAGCAGAGTAATTCGAGAGCTACTCGTTCAATTAATAAGACGAGCGACTTCAGTTCTGAAGGAACAGGGCAGGTAAACGACTAACAGGAGCAACAATAAATATTGCCAACGGGGGTGCATAATCGGGTGATCAGAAGACTATATTCATGTCACAGGTGCAGACATGTACTTAATACAACAAGGAGAATTGATCATGATGCTGCTCTCTAACGCAAATAAGATGCTGGCCAAAATTTTATTTTGGGGAGAAATACACAGGCAACGAAAGCAACTGAGTAAAATGGATGATTCTCTACTGAAGGATATTGGTGTCAGCCGTGTAGAAGCTGCCCGTGAAGCGGAACGCAAGTTTTGGGATTATGCGCCAGTTGTAGATGAATCTCTCCAGAGGCGAACGGATACGACCTTAGCCTCATCATCGAAGAAGAACACCGCCTTCAATCTTCTCTTTCATTGAAGACAGGAATGATTTGTTAAACATAGGGGGACTCCTTTTGTTTCACAGGCTTCGTCAGCAGGTTTTGATTGCCTTAAATTGCCCATTGTGAATAATTCTAAGAAACCCTGCATTACAAGGCCACCAAGGAACGACCCCTGGTGGCCATAGTTTTGCGTACTAAAGAGCTTTCTGAACACCTCTATCAATAATAAGCCCGTTTTCTTCTTGGAAGTCGTGACTCATAAGAGAAGCCCCCGGTCAGAAGATTGAGGGCTTTCGTATTTTATAGACAGTAACTTATGCGATGATTCAGTCCTCATTTTCCTTGAACATAAACATGAGAAGCTTAATGCCTGCCATGAAGATAGAGCTATATAGCAAAATCAGTAGAGTAATTTCTATTTTTTCATTCATTTTATAACCACCGCTAAGAAAAAAACCTCAAAACTATCTTAAAAAAGAACCCCACAGCCCAGGAGGTAGAGAGCGGTGGGGCAAGTTTTATGTTTTTAGGAGGTTTTGAAGAAGCTTGTCTCAGACCCGCCTGCCACAGCAAGTCTTCGATGGTGGTTAATTTATAGAATCCTTCAATAAAAATATACGTGGTGTACCGTAAACTTTGAATCGATACCGCACGAAACGACACTGTGCAAAAGCGCACCGTGAATAAAAATGGCCACCCGCTCCCTGGTGGCCATAATGTGTCAAGTAAACTATCTCTCAAATTCCGCTATCAATAAGAAGCTGAGTATTCGTCTCAGAAGTCGTGTCATTCGAAAAGGTTGATTCGGCTGATTTTAGTTTTTATCGTTGGCCTTGGTTGGAATTGGGCAAAGGCTCACGAAATGCCCATGGGGAAAAATTTAATCGTTGTTTTGATGTTAATGGATTAAAAGCTATCTAAAAGTATTTAGGTTATATGCCAAAGCAAGAGTTACATCAAAAAATAGCTCGGCAGTGCTCAAAATCCGTCTCTAAACCATCTTTGATATAGAGAAAAAGTACTGATGGCTGGTGTTGAGACGGTGTTTTGTGCGAAGATATGCCCCGTTCAGTTAGAACAAGAATTGTTGCAGAGGAATGAGTAATATTCAATTTTTATAAGGAGGAAAAAATGAAAAAGTTACTGGTATTGTTGGTTGTCTTTGGGATGTTTGTCCCGAAAGTTTTGCTGGCAGCCGAGCCGGTCAAGATTGGTATGGTTACCACGCTTTCAACCAAGGCTGGCTACCTTGGTGAAGACGTGCGCGACGGTTTCAAACTGGCTATCGCGCAGGAAGAGGGAATGCTAGGTGGAGTGCCGGTTGAACTGCTGGTCGAGGATGACGCTCGTGACCCGGGTAAGGCCAAACAGATTGCCGATCGCTTCGTAAAGCGTGACAATGTTAAGATCATGACCGGTATTATCTTCTCCAATGTCGCTCTGGCTGTGGTTCCGAAGGTAGTACGCGGCGAGGTTCTCTACATCAGCCCTAACGCTGGGCCCTCGGACCTGGCCGGCAAAGGCTGTAATGAAAACTACTTCAATGTTGCCTATCAGAACGACAACCTCGATGAGGTCGTTGGCAAGTACGTCAGCGATTCCGGCTTCAAAAATGTTTACCTGCTGGCACCCAACTATCCGGCTGGCAAGGATCACCTCGCAGGTTTCAAACGTTACTACACGGGTAAAATATCTGGCGAAGTCTACACCAAGCTTGGCCAATCTGACTACGCGGCAGAAATCGCTGCGCTGCGTGCTGCCAAGCCGGATGCGGTCTTCTTTTTCCTTCCCGGCGGCATGGGGATCAACTTTATCAAGCAGTATTCTCAGGCTGGCCTGAACAAGACGACCCCTGTCTTCGGTCCCGCCTTCTCCTTCGACGAACGACTACTTGGCGCGGTTGGTGCTGCTGCCCTGGGGGTGAAAAACGGCTCCCAGTGGACCCACGACCTCGACAATCCGGCCAACAAACAATTTGTTGAAGCTTTCCGCGCTGCCTACGATAGGACCCCGACTCTCTACGCCAGCCAAGGGTATGAGGCTGCACGTTTGATCGGCAGTGCCCTCAAGAGCGTCGGTGGAGATGTGACTAAGTTCGACCAACTGCGTACCGCAGTTCGCAAGGCTGATTTTGAGTCAGTGCGCGGCCAGTTCGCTTTCACTTCCAACCAGCACCCGGTACAGAACCTCTACATCCGCGAAGTCGTCGAAGATGGCGAGGGGGGCTTCACCAACCAGACACTCAAAGCGGTTTTCACCAACCACGGCAATGCCTACGTTGATGAATGCAGCATGAAGTAGGCGGTTGCAGGGTCGATACAATTTTATGGTAGTAATAGGCACGTTTCTACAAGCAGGAGTGTTCTCTTTGCCGGAGAAACGTGCCGGCCTTTATCCGCCCCGTAACGGGGCGCGGCGAGTGATCTCATGCTCCTGGTTATCGAACAGCTCTTCAACGGCCTCCAACTCGGTGTGACCCTGTTTCTTATGTCGGCCGGTTTGACCCTGGTTTTTGGCATCATGCAGGTGATCAACCTCGCGCACGGGTCCTTCTACATGATTGGAGCCTATGTCGCGGCAACGGTGACCGCACGCAGCGGTTCTTTCCTGCTTGGCATGGCCGTAGCGTTGCCCGCAGCAGCGGTGGTCGGCATGCTGGTCGAGATGGTCGTGCTGCGGCGACTCTACAAAAAGGAGCACGTCGACCAAGTTCTCGCCACCTTCGGACTTATTATGTTTTTCAACGAGTTGACCCGCATCATCTGGGGACGCCAGCCGTTGTTCATGGACGTGCCGCCCTGGCTGTCCGGCAGCGTTGAGCTTATTCCCGGCATCCCCTATCCGAGCTACCGTATTGCGGTTATCGGCGTTGGTTTGATGGTGGCGCTGTTCCTCTACCTGATGTTTACCCGCACCCGAATCGGTATGCAAATTAGGGCCGGGGCGAGCAACAGAGAGATGGCTGGTGCTTTGGGCATCAATATCCGGCTTTTATACACCTTGGTCTTCGGACTCGGAACTCTGCTTGCCGGTTTGGCTGGAGTGATGGCTGGCCCGATCCTTGCGGTCGAGGCGGGGATGGGAGAGAGTATACTGATCTTGACCTTCGTGGTGATCGTGATCGGTGGCATCGGCTCGGTGCGCGGTGCATTTATCGGAGCGCTTTTGGTCGGCATGGTTGACACCCTCGGGCGTGCGTTTCTGCCCGCCCTGTTTCGTATGTTTCTGTCGTCAGCACATGCCGACGGGGTTGCTGCCTCGGTGGCCTCGATGTCGATCTACATTTTAATGGCTATTATCCTGATCTGGCGCCCCAAAGGGCTACTGCCGGCACATTCCTGAGTTGGACAATAAATAGATGCGCATGCTGTCACGATTCGATCGAAAAAACCTCTGTATCTTCAGCAGTGCGCTGTTGCTGTTACTGCTGCCAATGCTGGCGGCCCTGGCCGGTGAACCTTATCTGGTTTCACTCTTTTCCCGCATCCTGATCTACGCTCTCGCTGCAGCGAGTCTCGATTTAATCCTCGGTTATGGAGGCCTGGTCAGCCTCGGACATGCTGCATTCTTCGGCATAGGTGCCTACGCAGTCGGGATTCTTGCCCATCATGACTTTGAAGAGACCGCGCTGATCTCCTGGCCGCTGATCATTCCGGGGAGCGACAGCGGTCTGGTCGCCTGGCCGGTCGCAATACTGTTGTCCGCCTTGCTGGCGGCAATCATAGGAGCTCTGAGCCTGCGCACCCGCGGCATGCACTTTATCATGATCACTCTGGCTTTTGCGCAGATGCTCTTCTTCTTTTTCGTCTCCCTCGAAGGTTACGGAGGCGACGATGGGCTCACCCTCTTTTCGCGCAATACCCTGCCGGGACTCGACTTGGGCGACGACGTGCAGTTCTACTATATCTGCCTGGCTTCGCTGAGTGTTTTCCTGTTCTTGGCCGGCCGGCTGGTAGCGTCACGCTTCGGAATAGTGATCCGAGGTTGTCGCGAGAATGAAAAACGCATGCAGTCGCTCGGTTTTCCAACCTATCGCTACAAGTTGCTCTGTTTCGTGATCGCCGGTGCTGCGGCTGGTCTTGCAGGCGCCCTGATCGCCAACCAGGTCGAGTATGTCAGCCCGGGGCTGATGCACTGGACCCGCTCCGCGATTATCCTGGTCATGGTGCTTTTGGGGGGGAGCGGCACTCTCTATGGGCCGGTGTTCGGTGCTGCGGCCTTTCTGTTGCTTGAAGAGGTGCTCTCGATCTACACCGAGCACTGGATGGTCTACTTCGGCCCGGTGATGATCCTGGTGGTGTTGTTTGCTCGTCACGGTCTTTTCGGCATCCTGGTTGGCAAGGAGAAGCGCCATGGCTGAACCGTTGCTGCGCATCGAGGGCCTGTGTAAGAGCTTTGGCGCGGTCAAGGCCTGTCATGACCTTTTTCTTCAGGTTTATGCTGGCGAGATTCATGCTTTGATCGGTCCTAACGGCGCCGGGAAGACCACTCTGCTGAATCAGATTGCCGGTGACTTGACCCCCGACAGCGGACAGATTTTCCTGGCCGGGCAGGACATTACCCCTCTTCCATTGTATCGACGTGCTCC
This genomic interval carries:
- a CDS encoding response regulator, which gives rise to MRKKILLVDDSPFFLKALSDSLSVDFHVETAISGEEAINLLKEIDSAKLGETGPFDLVITDLEMTGLSGYDVSQFIKNKNRSNKFIPVIMLTGKDITQEEARGHGCAAYIPKTNLGKVVSMTRILLLR
- a CDS encoding DUF1127 domain-containing protein, which codes for MMLLSNANKMLAKILFWGEIHRQRKQLSKMDDSLLKDIGVSRVEAAREAERKFWDYAPVVDESLQRRTDTTLASSSKKNTAFNLLFH
- a CDS encoding ABC transporter substrate-binding protein, which gives rise to MKKLLVLLVVFGMFVPKVLLAAEPVKIGMVTTLSTKAGYLGEDVRDGFKLAIAQEEGMLGGVPVELLVEDDARDPGKAKQIADRFVKRDNVKIMTGIIFSNVALAVVPKVVRGEVLYISPNAGPSDLAGKGCNENYFNVAYQNDNLDEVVGKYVSDSGFKNVYLLAPNYPAGKDHLAGFKRYYTGKISGEVYTKLGQSDYAAEIAALRAAKPDAVFFFLPGGMGINFIKQYSQAGLNKTTPVFGPAFSFDERLLGAVGAAALGVKNGSQWTHDLDNPANKQFVEAFRAAYDRTPTLYASQGYEAARLIGSALKSVGGDVTKFDQLRTAVRKADFESVRGQFAFTSNQHPVQNLYIREVVEDGEGGFTNQTLKAVFTNHGNAYVDECSMK
- a CDS encoding branched-chain amino acid ABC transporter permease encodes the protein MLLVIEQLFNGLQLGVTLFLMSAGLTLVFGIMQVINLAHGSFYMIGAYVAATVTARSGSFLLGMAVALPAAAVVGMLVEMVVLRRLYKKEHVDQVLATFGLIMFFNELTRIIWGRQPLFMDVPPWLSGSVELIPGIPYPSYRIAVIGVGLMVALFLYLMFTRTRIGMQIRAGASNREMAGALGINIRLLYTLVFGLGTLLAGLAGVMAGPILAVEAGMGESILILTFVVIVIGGIGSVRGAFIGALLVGMVDTLGRAFLPALFRMFLSSAHADGVAASVASMSIYILMAIILIWRPKGLLPAHS
- a CDS encoding branched-chain amino acid ABC transporter permease; translated protein: MLSRFDRKNLCIFSSALLLLLLPMLAALAGEPYLVSLFSRILIYALAAASLDLILGYGGLVSLGHAAFFGIGAYAVGILAHHDFEETALISWPLIIPGSDSGLVAWPVAILLSALLAAIIGALSLRTRGMHFIMITLAFAQMLFFFFVSLEGYGGDDGLTLFSRNTLPGLDLGDDVQFYYICLASLSVFLFLAGRLVASRFGIVIRGCRENEKRMQSLGFPTYRYKLLCFVIAGAAAGLAGALIANQVEYVSPGLMHWTRSAIILVMVLLGGSGTLYGPVFGAAAFLLLEEVLSIYTEHWMVYFGPVMILVVLFARHGLFGILVGKEKRHG